Proteins encoded within one genomic window of Dyadobacter chenhuakuii:
- a CDS encoding Dabb family protein: MFVHNVFFWLKEKDNEEARQALLAGIKSLEAIESIDSVFIGPPAATRRPVIDATYDFAEILVFADEAAHDVYQVHPLHKKFVDECAHLWERVLIYDVEA, from the coding sequence ATGTTTGTTCACAACGTATTTTTTTGGCTGAAAGAAAAAGATAACGAGGAAGCAAGGCAGGCACTTCTTGCCGGCATTAAATCCCTGGAAGCCATTGAATCTATCGACTCCGTATTCATTGGACCTCCTGCCGCTACGCGCCGCCCCGTGATTGACGCGACTTACGACTTCGCTGAAATCCTGGTTTTTGCCGATGAGGCAGCGCATGACGTATATCAGGTTCATCCTTTGCATAAGAAATTCGTAGACGAATGCGCGCATCTTTGGGAGCGTGTATTGATCTATGACGTGGAAGCATAA
- a CDS encoding sensor histidine kinase, whose product MSLSPRFIAFILAFLISLITTSFLAFVEGVSRGMMFVSAISAFISSFFLVLYAVDILVFREVNKMYRTIHKLKMKDFNLAPRKKLITESNPLKTINDEIFVYVTKKQKEIDELKKLELFRREFLADVSHEFKTPIFAAQGFIHTLLDGAMDDENVRERFLIKAAKNLDSLDVLVKDLLVLSQMETGDIKMNIAPIDIRLLALNIFSRLENIAKDKDVTFKVKPDELAEVWVLADADRMEQVMLNLIENAVKYGNEGGKVIVHFSEGKKFVEIAVRDNGPGIPHEHLNRIFERFYRIDKSRSKEIGGTGLGLAIVKHILNAHDTKIAVMSKPEKGTTFSFKLEKAYISPASESIPEAAATQANP is encoded by the coding sequence ATGTCTCTAAGTCCCCGCTTTATTGCTTTTATACTGGCATTCCTGATTTCCCTGATTACCACTTCTTTTCTGGCTTTTGTGGAAGGGGTTTCGAGGGGAATGATGTTCGTTTCGGCTATATCGGCCTTTATTTCCTCGTTTTTTCTGGTTTTGTATGCCGTTGACATTCTGGTTTTCCGGGAAGTGAACAAAATGTACAGGACAATTCACAAGCTTAAAATGAAGGATTTCAACCTCGCTCCAAGGAAGAAACTCATCACGGAATCCAATCCGCTCAAAACGATTAACGATGAGATTTTTGTTTATGTAACCAAAAAACAAAAGGAGATCGATGAGCTGAAAAAGCTGGAATTGTTTCGCAGAGAATTTCTCGCAGATGTTTCCCATGAGTTCAAAACACCGATTTTCGCTGCACAGGGCTTTATCCACACATTGCTCGACGGTGCGATGGATGATGAGAATGTGAGAGAGCGGTTTCTGATCAAAGCTGCAAAAAACCTGGACAGCCTGGATGTGCTTGTGAAAGATCTGCTGGTGCTTTCACAAATGGAAACGGGCGACATTAAGATGAACATTGCGCCTATCGACATTCGGTTGCTGGCGCTGAACATTTTCAGCAGGCTCGAAAATATAGCGAAAGATAAAGATGTGACATTCAAGGTAAAGCCCGATGAGCTGGCCGAAGTATGGGTGCTGGCGGATGCGGACCGCATGGAGCAGGTGATGCTGAACCTGATCGAGAATGCTGTAAAATATGGCAATGAAGGCGGAAAAGTTATCGTGCATTTCAGTGAGGGGAAAAAATTTGTAGAGATTGCCGTCCGGGATAACGGCCCCGGAATTCCGCACGAGCATTTGAACCGCATTTTTGAGCGCTTTTATAGAATTGACAAGAGTCGCAGCAAAGAAATCGGCGGAACAGGGCTAGGTTTGGCAATTGTAAAGCACATCCTGAATGCGCATGACACCAAAATTGCAGTCATGTCCAAACCCGAGAAAGGCACTACTTTTTCATTTAAGCTCGAAAAGGCATACATTAGCCCCGCCTCTGAAAGCATTCCGGAAGCGGCTGCTACACAAGCGAATCCTTAA
- a CDS encoding Glu/Leu/Phe/Val family dehydrogenase: MSYIEPAPIKDKENPLESMMQRFDKAVDLLGISEEMYHILKVPRKQVIVGLPVMMDSGQIKTFEGYRVIHSTILGPSKGGIRFDPDVNLDEVRALAAWMTWKCAVVDIPYGGAKGGVACNPREMSAGEIERLMRAYTTALLDVLGPDQDIPAPDMGTGPREMAWLMDEYSKSKGMTIPAVVTGKPLVLGGSLGRTEATGRGVMVSALAGMEKLRINPYRATAVVQGFGNVGSHAALLLRERGVAIHAISDISGAYYNDKGIDIAAAVAYRDANKGSLEGFSGAEPIPGDDLLTLPVDVLVPAAKEDVITRKNVAGIQAKMIVEGANGPTSFKADDIINEKGIMVVPDILANAGGVTVSYFEWVQNRIGYKWTLERINRRTDRIMQDSFDKVYETSLKYKVSLRIAAYIVAIDKVSSTYKFRGGF, from the coding sequence ATGTCATATATAGAACCGGCTCCAATTAAGGACAAAGAAAATCCATTGGAATCAATGATGCAGCGGTTTGATAAGGCCGTTGATCTTTTGGGAATCTCAGAGGAAATGTACCATATTTTGAAAGTGCCTCGCAAGCAAGTCATTGTAGGACTGCCTGTTATGATGGACTCAGGGCAAATCAAAACCTTTGAAGGTTACCGCGTTATACATTCGACAATCCTCGGCCCCAGCAAAGGCGGCATCCGCTTTGATCCGGATGTGAACCTGGATGAAGTGCGTGCGCTGGCTGCGTGGATGACCTGGAAATGTGCGGTGGTGGATATTCCTTATGGTGGCGCCAAAGGAGGCGTTGCGTGTAATCCGCGCGAAATGTCAGCGGGAGAAATCGAACGTTTGATGCGTGCTTATACAACTGCGCTTTTGGACGTTTTGGGGCCGGATCAGGATATTCCTGCGCCGGATATGGGAACGGGCCCGCGAGAAATGGCATGGCTTATGGACGAATATTCCAAATCAAAAGGCATGACGATCCCGGCTGTGGTTACGGGCAAACCTTTGGTACTGGGCGGCTCACTGGGCCGTACAGAGGCGACGGGCCGAGGTGTAATGGTTTCGGCACTGGCCGGGATGGAGAAACTGCGCATTAACCCGTATCGCGCAACGGCTGTGGTTCAGGGCTTTGGTAATGTGGGTTCACATGCTGCTTTGCTTTTACGCGAAAGAGGTGTTGCGATCCACGCGATCAGCGATATTTCCGGTGCTTATTATAATGATAAAGGGATCGACATCGCGGCAGCAGTAGCGTATCGGGATGCAAATAAGGGCTCACTGGAAGGTTTTTCGGGAGCAGAGCCTATCCCCGGCGACGATTTGCTGACATTGCCCGTTGACGTGCTCGTGCCTGCTGCAAAAGAGGATGTCATAACAAGAAAAAATGTTGCCGGAATTCAGGCTAAAATGATCGTAGAGGGTGCAAATGGCCCTACTTCGTTCAAAGCAGACGACATTATTAATGAAAAAGGAATCATGGTTGTGCCGGACATTCTGGCCAATGCTGGCGGCGTAACGGTTTCCTATTTCGAATGGGTGCAAAACCGCATTGGTTATAAATGGACGCTGGAACGCATTAACCGCCGGACAGACCGGATCATGCAGGATTCGTTCGATAAGGTGTACGAAACGTCATTGAAATACAAAGTGTCGCTGCGGATCGCTGCCTACATTGTTGCCATTGACAAAGTGAGCAGCACTTACAAATTCCGCGGAGGATTTTAA